Part of the bacterium genome, GTGCTTACCGGAACTCCTTCGGGGGTTGGTCCGCTGGCTGCGGGAGACCGGGTCGAGGTCTCCTCCCCTCAAATAGGAAGCCTCGAGTTCAGCGTTGCGGGCGCTCAAGGATGAAAAGGCGCATCGCTATCTGCGTGCTGGTCGGAGCGCTGGCCGGGTTGTTTCTCTACAAGCTGCGCGGCTTTTTTCCGGTCCATGCCTTCCTAGTCGGACTGGCTATTACCGCCCTTGCCTACAGCTTGCTCAGAGCTATCGACAATCTCCGTGGTGCTTCTCGGTACGGCTCGCCACGGGACCAGGAAGAGCGCCGCGACGAGTAGCGTATGGACGAGTCCTCCGAACGCCCAACCAGTGAACAGGAGGACGAGCCAGGCGGCCAAGGCAATCGCGGCTGCGAAAATGCGCAGATCGGTGTTCGACACGGGAATCAGGACTTCAGCCTGCGTCAATCATGAACGAATCGTCATGAATAATGCAGGCTAGCATGCCGATGCGAGCGGTTTCCGAGGCAGCGTTCCAGGTCAGGGCCGTCACCTTCGATGCGACCGGCACTCTGTTCCACTGTCCCGAGCTCGGCTCCATCTATTCGGAGATCCTGACACGGCACGGTGCCGAGGTGTCGAGTGACCGCGCCGGCGAATTGGTCCGAACCGTCTGGCGGGAGTTCGATTGTCGAGCCAATGCCGGAAGTGCCGGCTTTCTCGCGAATCGATTCGGACCCGGACGGAGCGAAGCCAGGGGTTGGTGGACGGATTTCGTCGCACGGATTCTCGAATACCTGGAAAGCCCGGCTGAGCCGGCTTTCGCCGCTGCCGAGCTCTTCGAGCGCTTCAGCCGGCCGGAATCCTGGGAGGTCTTCCCGGAGGCCTGTGAAGTCCTCACCGAGCTGCGCGCCCGGGGTTATCTGCTGGGGGTCATCAGCAACTGGGATCATCGGCTTGCGGGGCTGCTCGATGGACTCGAGCTACCCGGATTTGACGCGCTCGCATACTCGGCCGAGGTCGGTTTCGAAAAGCCGCATCCGGCAATCTTCGAATCCTGTCTGGACCGCCTTGGTGTGCCTGCTCGAGCCTGTCTTCACGTTGGCGATCGGATTCTCGAGGATTGCGAAGGAGCGCGAGGTGCGGGCCTGAGCGCGCTGCTTCTGGACCGGTCCCGAGCCCAGTCGGCTCGACGCGCCTCGGTGTCGGATCTTCGCCGGATCCTGGGACGGCTTCCGCGGCTGCCCCCACTCCCGCACCCCCGACCGTGAGCAGGCCTGTGCTAGCGTTTCCGATGGCGATGCGAGTCCATTTCACCGCGGTTGTCCTCATGTTGGCGTTCGGCTCGCTGGCTCTGGCGGCGATCGGCTGTGTGCCCGAGGCGGGCGACTCCGGAGCCGCGGAGACTCTGGCCACCGAGGACGTGGGAGGCGCGATCGATTCCGAGCTTTCGACCGAGGAAGATCGGCGCGGTCCTCGCTGGGTGGAGTCCGGTCTGGTGCTTCCGCCCGGTTTCCCTGTGGAATTGCCGATTCCGGGTGGAGCGTCGGTGGCGGACCAGGGCGTCGACCGCGGCGGCCAGAGCTTTGTGGTTCTGGAGACGCCGTCGTCGGCGTCGAGCTTGACCGCAAGTTGGATCTCGCTGCTCGAGTCCGAGGGGTGGACAGTCCGACGTTCGGGGGAATCGGGGCTGAGCGCCGCGAAGGCGGAGTCGACGATCACGGCTACGGTCGTACCGAGCGGTTCCGGTTCTCGAATGCGGATCATCTACTAGTGACCAGATCCGGCAAGAGCCGTCGACCGATGTCGATGGCGGGCATGGGCTTCGAGCTGGCCGCGGCGGTCGCGGGGTTCACGTTCCTGGGACTGTGGATCGACCGCCGTTTCGGGACGGAGCCACGGGCGCTCCTGATCTGCGCGGCAATCGGGGTCGTGGGTGGGCTCTACAACTTCGTGCGCACCGCTCGGATCGCGGCCGAGGCCGCGGATCGGAAGGCCCGCGCCAACGCCCGCGCCAAGGCCCGAGCCAAGGGCAGCGAGAGACCCGATCCGGAGTGATTCCGATGCTGCGTTTCGCCGCAATCGCGATCGCGGTAACGGTCGTCTTGCTCGTCGCCGGGACCCTATTGACCTGTGACGCGGCTCCCGGGGCCCGGGAATCGATGATCTGGGCCTGCGGCGTCGTTTTTCTGGGGTCGATACTGGGGGCCGTGCCGCTGATCTCGGGCGCCGGCGCCGCTGCCAGCGCGGGCCCGGCGGGCGTTTCCAGGTTCCTTGCTGCCATGTTGGTGCGCCTGGGCGCGGTCGGCATCGGGGCGGTGGCGGTGGTCCTGCTCGGCGAGGTCGAAGTCGCGCCTTTCCTGCTCTGGTTGGCGGTCAGCTATCTGGTGTTTCTGATCGTCGATACCGCCTTTGCGCTCAGGGTTTTTCGGAGATTGTGAAACTCGTCACAAGTGGCTATACTCGCGCCGCGAGCTGAGGAAACGTTCGCCGATTTCCACCAAAAAACCTTCGATTTTTCCGCGCCATGGCTGGTACGAATCCGCTCGAACACGTTGTTCAGCATCCCATCGTCGAGACGGAGCTCGACGCGGGACTCTTGACGCCCGAGGGTGTGGTGACGCTGTTCAGCGACCACATCGCGATGACGATTCTGGCCGGGCTGCTGCTCTGCATTCTTCTACCGTTCGCCTTCCGGCGCTCGCGTAAGTCCGGGGAAGGCGTGGATCGGCTGATGACGACGGGGTTCGCGGGCGTGATCGAGGTGATCTGCCAGTACTTGCGCAAGGAAGTCGCCGAGCCGACCCTGGGCGAGCACACCGATCGTTTCATCAAGTACGTCTGGTCGTTGTTTTTCTTCGTGCTCGCCATGAATCTGCTCGGCATGATTCCGATCGGCGCGATCACGCCGCTGGCCATCGGACTTCACATCGGCGGCACGGCGACGGGAAATATCTGGGTGACCGGCACTCTGGCCGTGGTGACGCTCGCGATGGTTGTCATCAATGGGCTTCGTTTGGGGAAGGTCGATTTTCTGAAGCACTTCTGCCCGGGGCCGTGGTGGATGGCGCCGATTCTGGTTCCCGTCGAGATCGCCGGCTGGCTCGCCAAAACGTTCGCGCTGGCGGTGCGGCTGTTCGCCAATATGCTCGCCGGACACCTGGTGCTGGCGGTTCTTCTCGGTTTCATCTTGAGCGCGGGCTCGGTCAGCGCGGGCGCCGGCTTCGGCGTCGCGATTCCGGTGATTCTGGGTAGTGTCGGCATCAGCCTTCTGGAGATCTTTGTCGCCTTTCTACAGGCGTTCATCTTTACCTTCCTGACGACGTTGTTCATCGGGATGTCGGTCGTCTTTCACCATGACGACCATGAGGAAGCTACAGCTCACTAATCGGGAATACTCGCCATGCCCGAGTCGCGGGACAAAGGGCCGCAAGGCGTGACTGCGATGGCGATCCGAACCCCCGTCAATTCCCGCTCGACGGAAAATTGGAGAGAAAAGATGCAGAAGCGATTGTCGAAATTTGCGCTTGTCATGATCGTCATGGGCCTCGCGGTCATGTTCGTTCCCGCGGCCCCGGCGATGGCGGCCGAAGGCGGCTCCGACGGGGGCTCGATGTTGACCACTCTGGGTGCGGCCAAGCTGGGCGGCGCGATCGGCGCGGGTCTGGTGATCATGGGCGCCGCAGCGGGTATCGGCCGGATCGGCGGTAGCGCCGTTGAGTCGATGGCGCGTCAACCCGAGGTTGCGGGGCAGATCTTCACGCCGATGATTCTGACCGCAGCATTGATCGAGGGCGCGACCTTCTTTGCTCTGATCATCACGATGCTGGCGGTCAACGCCAAATAACCATCGACCGGGACGGCCGGCCGGGATCGGCCGGCCGCATGAGAAGCATGAGAATGAAACCGCAATTGTGGCTGCTCGCAATCGCAGCCGCCGGGGCAGCGACCCCGGCGTTTGCTGCCGGAGGCGGAGAAGAGAACATTTTCTCCGGCAATCTGGGCAATGCCGTCTGGACCCTCCTCATCTTTGGTGCGGTGCTCGTCGTCCTGGGCAAGTACGCGTGGGGGCCACTGCTCGACGCGCTGCAAAAGCGTGAGCAGTTCATTCACGATTCCCTGGCCGAGGCGAAACGGGATCGCGAAGAGGCCGAGAAACGCCTCGAGGAACACACCAGCCAACTGAACCAGGCCCGGGCCGAAGCTACCGAGCTTGTCGAGGAAGGTCGACGTGACGCCAAGGCGGTTAAGGCGCGGATCGAAGAGGAAGCCCGGGAAGAGTCCCAGAAGATACTCGATCGCGCCAAGCGCGAGATCGAGCTCGCCAAGCAGACCGCGATCAAAGAGCTCTATACCTCGAGCGCCAGCCTGGCAACCGAAATGGCCTCGCGCATTCTGCGCAAGGAGCTTTCGACGGCCGAGAAAGAGAAGATGATCGCACGCTCTCTCGACGAGCTCGATCAACTCGACCCCAACTGATGTCCGGCGGCTTCGACGAACGCGAACTGGCGGTGGCTCGGCTCTATGCCGGAGCTACGCTCCAGCTGGCCGAAACGGCCGGTGCGTCGGAGTCCGTGCTCGAGGAGTTGACCGGGCTCGGTGAGCTCCTGGATCGGGACCCGAGGTTCGAGCTCGCCCTGTCGTCGCCCCTGGTGGACGTCGATGTGAAGCGTGAGCTGCTCGAAACCGCCTTTCGAAATCAGGCCAGCGACCTGGTTGTGAACTCGCTCCAGGTGATGGGCCGCAAGGGCCGGCTGAGTCTGCTGCGCGCCTATATCGAAGGCTACCGGCAAGAATTCGAGGCCATGCGGGGCATCACCGAGGTCGACATCATCGTGGCCGAGCCGCTGTCGCCGGCGCAGAGAAAGCGAGCGCAGCAGGTGGCCGAGAAGTGGACCGGTGGCCAAGTTCGGTTGGTCGAGCTCCAAGACCCCGAGGTCATTGGCGGCATGGTCTTCAGGGCCGGCGATCGAAAGCTCGACCGCAGTGTTGCCCGCGAGCTCGACGCCATGGCGGGACGCCTGTTCGAACGCGCCTCGGAGCAGATTCAGAGCCTGGATTCCATCGTGGACTAGCCCGGTTCGAAGAAGACCAAGAAGCCCAGCAGAGTGGAGATAGCGAGATGAAATTCAACGTGGACGAGATCGCCTCGGTTCTGACCGAGGAGATCCAGAACTATCAAAGCGCGGTGGACCTCAACGAAGTGGGTCGCGTGCTCGAAATCGGTGACGGAATCGCCCGCGTCTATGGCCTGTCGAACGCCATGGCCGGCGAGCAGCTCGAGTTCTCGAACGGCCAGTTCGGCCAGGTGTTCAACCTGGAAGAGAGCTCGGTGGGTGTGGTCATCTTCGGCAACTATCTCGACATCAAGGAGGGCGACGAGGTCCGGCGAACCGGGAATCTCCTGAGTATTCCTTGCGGCGAGTCGCTGATCGGTCGGGTGGTCGACCCGCTCGGCCGCCCGCTCGACGGCAAGGGCGATATCGACACTCCGGATCGAAGGCCGCTCGAGCACAAGGCGCCCGGCATCGCCGGCCGCCAGCCGGTGGACGAGCCCCTTCAGACCGGCATCAAGGCGGTCGATTCGATGATCCCGATCGGCCGCGGTCAGCGCGAGCTCATCATCGGCGATCGCAAGACGGGCAAGACCGCAATTGCGATCGACACGATCCTCAACCAGAAGAACAGCGGCATCGTCTGTATCTATGTCGCGATCGGCTTGAAGGAATCGACCGTGGTCGGCATCGTCGACAAGCTTGCGGAGCATGGCGCACTCGACTACACCATCGTGGTGTCGGCGGGGTCTTCGGACCCGGCGCCGCTTCAGTACATCGCTCCGTACGCGGGAGCGGCGATGGCCGAGTACTTCATGTACACCGAGGGCCGCCACACCCTCGTCGTCTACGACGATCTTTCCAAGCAGGCCCAGGCCTATCGCCAGCTGTCTCTGTTGCTGCGCCGGCCACCCGGCCGGGAGGCCTATCCCGGAGACGTTTTCTATCTTCATTCGCGGCTGCTCGAGCGCGCGGTCAAGCTGCGCAACGAGTATGCGATCGTCCCCAAGGACACTCCCGAGGACTCGATCGACCGTTCGCTCGCCCGGGTCCACCCGCAGGGCCTCGAGGCGCCCGAAGATGTCCGGCCGGACGAAGTCTCGGGGATCTACCATCGCGGTGAGGGTTTGGAGCGTGCCGAGGCCTGGCTCGAGACACTCGACGACAAGGACGAGCTCCGGATCCACAAGTTTCGGGACAGCGGCGGCTCGATGACCGCGTTGCCGATCATCGAGACGCTCGAGGGCGAGGTTTCGGCCTATATCCCGACCAATGTCATCTCGATCACCGACGGCCAGATCTATCTCGAGCCGGATCTCTTCTTCGCCGGCGTTCGACCGGCGGTCAACGTCGGAATCTCGGTTTCCCGCGTAGGCGGTAACGCCCAGATCAAGGCGATGAAGAAGATCGCCTCGACGCTACGTTTGGACCTCGCGTCGTTTCGGGAGCTCGAGGCTTTCGCTCAGCTCGGCACCGAGCTCGACGCGGCGACCCAGCGCCAGCTCGACCGGGGGGAACGTATGGTCGAGCTCCTGAAGCAGCCTCAGTATCGACCCTACTCGGTCGAGGATCAGGTTCTGAGCGTCTTCGCGGGTTCGAAGGGCTTGTTGGATGACCTACCGGTCGACCAGGTTGGCGAGTTCGAGTCCAAGCTGCTCAAGCACATCCGAAACGAGTTCCCCGAAGTGGTTGAGGAGATCGGCGAAACCAGCGTCATTTCCGACGAGCTCGGCGAGAACATCACCGGGTTGATGCGCAACTTCAAGAACCAATTCGCGGGCTAGATTCCTTAACCGATGGCGAATCGCAGAGTACTGGTCAAGCGCCGCAAGGCAGCGCGCAACATCCGCAAGATCACGCGGACGATGCAGCTGATTGCGACGGCTCGCTTTCAGTCGGTGCATAACGCGGCCGTGGCCGGCCGGCCCTATACGGACAAGCTGGCCGAGCTGGTCGAGAAGCTGGCGCGAGCGGCCGAGGGCGTGGACCACCCGCTGATGCAAGTGCCGACCGAGAGCAGGCGACACACGCTGCTTGTGCTTTCGAGCAACCGGGGCCTCTGCGGCGGGTACAACGCCAATGTGCTGCGCACGGCGCTTCACTTTCTCGAGGAGAGCAGGCAGGCGGGGAGCGAGACCGAGGTCCACATGATCGGTAAGAAGGGTGCTTCCTACTTTCGGTTCCTGGGGCAGGCCGTTGCCCGCGAGGTTGCCGATATCTCCGATTCGCCGCGCTTTGATGAGGTCGAGCCTTTGGCGAGCGAGCTGATGAGCCGATTTATCGCCGGCGAGATCGATTCGGTTTCGATCGCCTACATGAAGTTCGTCTCCGTCGGCAAGCAGGTGCCGAGGGTCGAGCAGGTTCTGCCGCTCGAGCGTGGCGTTTCCGAGACCGGCGGCGAGATCCCGGTCGGTTCCAAAAAGCGCGAGGTCGAGTACGAGTTTTCCCCGAATGCAGCCGAGATCCTTGCCGAGCTCCTGCCGGCGACGGTTCGGGTGCGCTTCTTTCAGATGTTCATGGACGCGGCCGTGAGCGAGCAGATCGCGCGCATGGTCGCCATGAAGGCCGCGACCGACGCCGCGGGCGAGATGATCAAGAACCTTACCCAGCAGTACAACCGTGCGCGGCAAACGCAGATCACGATGGAGCTGCTGGACATTGTCGGTGGAGCCAACGCGCTCGCCTGACCCCATAAACGCAAAGGTAAGCTTAGTTATGACGGAAGGCAGTTACGGCGAAGTCACACAGGTCATCGGGTCGGTTCTCGATGCCCGTTTTCCGGAAGAGAACCTGCCGGAGATCTACAACGCTCTGCGCCTCGAGGTCCAGCGCTCGGTCATGGGCGACGAAGAGCCCGAGATGCTGTGGTGCGAAGTCGCTCAGCACCTCGGTGGTGGCAGGATTCGGGCGGTGGCGCTCGACTCGACCGATGGCGTCAAGCGGGGATCCAAGATTCTCGATACAGGGAGCCCGATCAAGGTTCCGGTGGGCGAGCAGACCTTGGGAAGGGTCTTCAATCTGGTCGGTGATCCCATCGACGATCGGGGACCGATCGAGATCACCGAGAGATTGCCGATTCATCGCGAGCCTCCCGAGCTCGACGATCTGTCTTCCAAGACCGAGCTCTTCGAGACCGGCATCAAGGTCATGGATCTGCTGTGTCCACTGGTTCGGGGTGGCAAGGCGGGCCTGTTCGGCGGCGCCGGTGTCGGCAAGACGGTCATCATCCAGGAGCTGATCGCCCGCCTGGCACGTTTCCATAGCGGTTATTCGTGTTTTGCCGGAGTCGGAGAGCGCACCCGCGAGGGTAACGACCTCTGGCTCGAGATGCAGGAAGCCCAGATCGGTGACACCGGCAAGAGCGTCATCGACCAGACGGTGATGGTCTTCGGCCAGATGAACGAACCCCCGGGCGCGCGTCTGCGCGTGGCGCTGTCGGCGCTGACCATGGCCGAGCACTTCCGCGACCAGACCGGTGTCGACACGCTCCTCTTCATTGACAACATCTTCCGGTTCTCGCAGGCCGGCTCCGAGGTCTCGGCGCTTCTCGGCCGCATGCCCTCGGCGGTCGGCTACCAGCCGACCCTGGGCACCGAGATGGGTGAGCTCCAGGAGCGCATCACCTCGACCAAGCAGGGGGCCGTGACCTCGATTCAGGCGATCTACGTTCCCGCGGACGACTACACCGATCCGGCCCCCGCGACGGCATTCACCCACCTCGACTCGACCGTGAACCTCGAACGGAGTATCTCCGAGAAGGGCATCTACCCCGCGGTCGATCCGCTGGCCTCATCGAGCCGAATCGTCGCCCCGGAGTTTCTGGGCGAGCGGCACTATCGGGTGGCTCGTCGGGTCCAGCAGATTCTGCAGCGCTACAAGGACCTCCAGGACATTATCGCGATTCTCGGTGTCGACGAGCTGTCCGAGGACGACAAGCTCATCGTTCGGCGCGCCCGCAAGATCGAGCGCTTTCTCTCGCAAGCGTTCTTTGTCGCCGAACAGTTCATCGGTATTCCGGGCGCGTACGTTTCTCGCGAGGACACGATTCGCTCGTTCGAGGAGCTCTGCGACGGTAAGTGGGATCATCTTCCCGATCAAGCATTCATGTATGTCGGTACGATCGAGGATGCCGCGGCGCGAGCCGAGGAGCTGGCGAAGGAAGCCTAGTCCGGGTTATGGCCGATTCGAAGACCTTTCCCGACGCGAAGACTTTCCGGTGCTCGGTGGTGACGCCGGAGAAGGTCGTGCTCGAGTGCGACGCGAGCTTCGTTGCGCTGCCGGCTCACGACGGTGAGATCGGTCTGCTCCGAAGGCGCGCGCCGCTCGTGTGCAAGCTGGCGATCGGCAAGCTTCGGGTGGAGACCGAAACCGGTCTGAGGGTCTTCTACGTCGACGGCGGCTTCGCCGAGATGGCCGGCAACGAGTTGACGGTGCCGACCGAGGACGCCCGCCCGGCGGAGGAGCTCGATCCGAGCGAGATCGGAGGGCTTCTCAAGGAAGCGCGCGCGATGGAAGCCCGCGATCCGGTCGCCAGGCTCGAGCGTGAAAAGGCGATCGAGAGAGCCCGGATGCAGCTTCGAGTCGCAACTCAGCGGTAGGATCTCGATCAGCGGCTGGCCCCGGAGCGCCTCGGCCGTGATCCCATTCCATGCCGTCCGAATACGACCCGCTGCGTCCACGCCACCCCCTTTCGGGCGAAGCCTCCGATCTCGACAAGGTACAGACGCTCTTCGCCGGCGCGGCCTCGGGCTATCTGAGCTCACCGTGGCCCTGGGTGTGTTGGGCCATCGTTCTGCCGGTTGCGGCGGTCATGACCGCCGCGGTCGCTGGCGCCGGGGGGGCGCTCGCGGTTCTGCTGCTGTGGTCGCTGGCGATTCTCTTCGGTGGCGCGTTCGAGGCGCTTGCCATGCGGCGCTCGCGCCGAGCGGCTGTCCGATCGGACATCACCCGCTGGGTGTTTAGAGGTCAGGGCAATCTGTCACTGATTGCGATCGTCTTGACCGCGGCTCTCGTCTGGCAGCGAATGTACGATTTTCTGCCGGCGGTCTGGCTGCTCCTGATCGGCCATTCCTTCTTTGCGGTCGGTGGGTTGGCGTCGAGCGCACTCAAACGCGCCGGTTTGCTCTATCAGCTCGGCGGGGTCGTGTCGCTACTGCCCTGGTTCGGAAGCCTCACCGCCTTTGCCGTGACGACGGCGGTCGCTAACGGCACGATCGCGACGTCGCTGTTTCTGCGCCGCCGCGGGAGCCGCCGCGGGGGACACAATACGTAATGCTGCAGGGGAGGCATTGGTCTCGAGGCCACTTCGCCTAGAGCAGCATTACGTATTGTGTCCCCGGATTTCCGATCTGCTGAGGCGGTCGGAAAGCGAACGCTCTTGGCTGAAGAAGAAGATCAATCCCAGACTGGCAACGTTCAACAACGCGCCCAGCCAGCGCCGAACGGCCTGGTCGATCGTGAGAGGTCCGCCGTCCGTAGTCCGGGCTACGAGACCGACGCTCGCCATTCCCGGAGTGTGTCCCCAGAAGGTGAGCGGCAGAACGTGGTAGACGAAAGAAAAGCAGGCGATCAGGAGCAGCAGTGGCAGCAACGACAAGCGGCTCGGAGGAACCCCCAGCCACCAGCTTCCGGCGACGGCGGTGGCGAAAGCGCCCAGGTGCACGGCGAGGTCCACGACTCCTGCCGCCAATCGCCGGCCGCCGGTGACGGCTCTGGCTGCCGGCCGTTGTGCCTCGGAGTCAGCGAGCGGTTCGGGGCTGGCGGACGGATCCGTGGCGGGCTCGAGTGGCAGCTCGGGCTGCGACTGCTCGATCGCCGGCACCCTCGAAGCCCTTGACGCCGGGTCGAGAGGCAGGTCGATCGGCGTGTTGTGCGCTCCGCGCGCCGACCGTTTCATCTCACCGAAAAGGTAGGTACTTGACGAAGATCCGGTAGAGAAGGTCTTCCGAGCGGGTCTGATAGACCTCGGCGAACTCGATCAACCGAGCAATCTGGGCATCGCCGCCGGCCAGTTCGTCGGCTTCCCTGAAGCTGAGAATCGCAGCGCCAGGGTCCTGCCGCTGAAGGTCTCGCACCCCCAGATTGAAATAGGAATCAACCATCAATCGGCTGACATCAGGAGTGGCCAAGTCGCTTTCCCGCATGCGCCAGAGGTTGCGCAGCGCCATCTCCCATTCGCCGTCGCGAAACATCGCGATCTCCGCCTGCATCGGCGCGAGCTCGTCTCGAGTCTCTTCGAGCATTTCTTCAGCGGCGTCATCCAGGGCGGCCTGCGATGCGCCGCGCTCCAGAAGCTCCTGCGCCAGGAGAAACTGCTTCTCGCCGAAGGCGGTTCGGGCCTCGTCCACGAGCCGGTCTCTTGCCGCCAGGGCCTCGGGCTCGGGCGCGTCGTTCTTGGGTTTGCTTGCATCCAGCGAGGCTTCCCACTGAGCTACCAGGGCCTGCGCCTCCGCGTATTGCGGATGCCCCGGAGAGAGCCGGCGCAGCTGGGCAATGGCAATCGCCGCTCCGGCCTCCGCATGGGTGCGCTTGGCGCGTGTGATCGGATCGAGCTGCACCGGGACTGCCGCGTCGGAAGCGTTGGGGAAGAAGCTGTCCCAGTTTTTGTAGAGCAAGAAACCGGCGACGGCGATGACGACGAGCGCGGCCGCGCCGAGGGTGCGAAAGGTTTGATTCGGCGAGCGAACTGGTTTCGAGGCCTTGGCGACGCCTCCGATGGCAGGTCTGGGCTGAGCCTCGCCGGGCAGGGGGAGATCCGTCGCCTGGTCGAGCCCACCGGCCATGTCGGCGGGGAGCTCGCGTTCGCTCGCGAGGCTGTCGTCGAGACCGCCTTCGACGTCTCCGGTCGCTTCCATCGCGGTCGGCGGTTCGGGCGCGGCGAAGTCGGGCGCGTCGAGCCGGTCCAGGTACTCCTGGGCCGCCAGGTGGCCGGGCATCATTTCGAGAACGGCCTCGAAACCGCGCCGCGCCTCTTCCAGGCGCCCGGTCTCTACCTTGGTGACGGCGTCGTGAAAGGTCTCCTCGAGCTTCCGTTCGACTTCGGCCTTGAGCTTGCGAGCAAGATCGATCCGTCGGTTGGCTTCCGGGTGGTCGATATCTATCAGGAAGATCCGTGACCAGGCGTCGATCGCGGATTGGTACTCGGCCCTGTCGAAGGCAAGCTGGCCTTCGTGGAGGAGATCCTGAACGCGCTGCTCGCTCTCGTTGTCGAGTTCTGCGACGGGCTCGGTGTCGGAGTGGGGCGGCGGTGCCTGCGCCGGTTGTGCAGGCGGGGCCGCCGGTGGCTCTTCGGCCGGAGCTTCTTCGAGCGAGCTCAGATCCAGCGCCGAGTCCAGCGCCGAGGGCTCGGCTTCGAGGTCGAGCACCGCGGCGTCGGCGTCGGGCTCGGGAGCCGGCGCGGGGGGGACGACCGGGTCGAGCTCCCCGAAAACCGCGTCGACCTCCTTTACCAGATCGGACTCTGCATCCGAATCGGCCGTGGCCCCTTCGCCAATGATCGCCCGGAGGTCGGCTACCGCAACCGGTCCGTTCTCGGCCTGGAGGCGCTCGTTCAGTTGGCGGGCCGGCTCGAACAGAGGATCCAGGCGAAGAACGAAGTCGCAACCGAGCTCGGCCTCGCGCAGGTCGCCGTTTTCAGCGAGCTTCAGCGTCTGGCGGAACGTATTCAAGATACGACCGCGAATCTCCTCTGCGAGGGTCTCGTTGCCGGGGTAGATCATGAGGGGAGGCTCTTCGAGCCGCTGGAAAAAGCCCGGCGAATGTTAGCAGAACGGCCCGGTACCAACAACCA contains:
- a CDS encoding RDD family protein translates to MKRSARGAHNTPIDLPLDPASRASRVPAIEQSQPELPLEPATDPSASPEPLADSEAQRPAARAVTGGRRLAAGVVDLAVHLGAFATAVAGSWWLGVPPSRLSLLPLLLLIACFSFVYHVLPLTFWGHTPGMASVGLVARTTDGGPLTIDQAVRRWLGALLNVASLGLIFFFSQERSLSDRLSRSEIRGHNT